The following are encoded together in the Synergistaceae bacterium genome:
- the tuf gene encoding elongation factor Tu (EF-Tu; promotes GTP-dependent binding of aminoacyl-tRNA to the A-site of ribosomes during protein biosynthesis; when the tRNA anticodon matches the mRNA codon, GTP hydrolysis results; the inactive EF-Tu-GDP leaves the ribosome and release of GDP is promoted by elongation factor Ts; many prokaryotes have two copies of the gene encoding EF-Tu), with protein TGEIKLAEGVEMVMPGDNSTFEVNLIVPIAMQPGLRFAVREGGRTVGAGVVTEIIE; from the coding sequence CACCGGCGAGATCAAACTTGCCGAGGGGGTCGAAATGGTAATGCCTGGGGACAACAGCACATTTGAAGTCAACCTCATCGTGCCGATAGCAATGCAGCCCGGACTCCGCTTCGCAGTACGCGAAGGCGGCCGCACGGTAGGTGCAGGCGTCGTTACAGAGATCATCGAATAA